The nucleotide window ACGAAGTTAAAGCTTGGTTTTAACATTTACGGTTTTGTTCTTTCCCCCAGACATTTGGCGATTCTTACTTCCGTATACACTTTCAAAGTTTCGGAAACACCAGAAATCTCATGCGAACACCATCAGACAACATTACATGCTGCAGAACGCAGTGTCTTCTACCTTGTTCAGGCTATCTGACCGTGTCTCTAAGGTAAATAActagtatatacattgtatattggtTATTGTAGATAAAATGACTAATTCTATCAGTTTTGTGATGTTTGATAATCGGTGTATTGGTTATTGTAGATAAAATGACTAATTATATCAGTTTTGATACACATTCAATTAAGATGATAATTAGAttttttccaattaattaaaCAACATCCATCTGACACGCAAATTTCTATGATAGAGGACTAAAAATCAATcaactttatttaaaattttttgaCAGCACGTGTTTGAAGTAAGAGATTAAGATACTCGTGTATACCAGTGTTATGTCGCAGCAGATAAGAATCGATAGATTAGTACTTCTTGTCTTACAAACACATGTCTTACAAGTTGCCATATCCATTAGCGTCAATCTCACAAGTTGCCACATCCATTAGCGTCGATTTCACAAGTCGCCACATCCATTAGTGTCAATCTCACAAGTCGCCACATCCATTAGTGTCGATCTCACAAGTCGCCACATCCATTAGTGTCGATCTCACAAGTCGCCACATCCATTAGTGTCGATCTCACAAGTTGCCACATTCATTAGTGTCGATTTTAATCCGAATCGCGACTAAATTCGTGAAATATTATAATAAGTCATTGAGACTCTCACGTGATGTTATCGTCGTCCAATTTGAATGTTGACATTGTGATCATTCAGTCAGAGAACGCGCACTATAAATTATGATACATActatgaaccgaatcgaaattACCCGGAATTAAATGAACATCGAGCTGAGAGGTCTCTATCGCGACTACATCGCCACATTAGAGTTTCACCACCATGGAAGATTAACATTTatcgtcaatacgacctcgcattggatcaaatgctgtctgacgtgtttcttactgattgttaagccgttcttggcacactgattttgactgcggataactccgtttacctgatcaggatatagggctcacggcgggtgtgaccggtcaataggggatgcttactcctcctaggcacctgatcccacctctgatgtgtccaggggtccgtgtttgcccaactatctattttgtattgcttataggagttatgagattgatcactgttcgttatcttcaccttgcatcatacatgtacatatatagcgTAAAACATATTACCATCACGAGCGTCTGCTGGAATTCAATATAAAGTGAACAGCATAAAACATTTTACTGTTAATTTTATACCCAAATTGTCACTACCTCAAAGTAAAATCCGTTTATCAATAATAGATCATGATTGTATTTGAAAGAGTTCGTTGGATATCacatttcttatacatgtacctgaaaagggtcttttacaaacaaagaaaaaaattctaaatatgaTTCTTCTCCCATACTACAAACACAGTTAGGAGAATCGACGATGTTTCTTCTGTGTAAATCATAGTTAAGCAAAAAACAGATTTGTTTGGTCTATTTCATTGTCTCAAGATTTGTCTGTTAGGTAAGTACATGTAGTGAGATCAAGGTCAAATCAAATGACTTAAAAAGGTAAGTATTGTAGTGAGATCAAGGTCAAATAGGCACAATTGAATTTGGCAGTGCTTGGGGACACAATGTTGGACAAAAACAGTTTATATCAgacatttcattatttcattaaCAGCGGAGCGTTCGGTGAGATCACGCGGGACTGCTTTCGAATCGGGACATCATCGACTATTTCGTTTGGAGATAGAGTTGGCAATGCGAATAATCCCGTAGTATTTCGATTTCAAGCCCCGGATCTTAGCGTGAGTATATTTCTATTATAGGTTTattctttatataatttttcttgGGATTTCGTGTATAGAGGTTGTGTAACATCACAAGCTATATTATTATCTAGTAGCCATGGATTTTCTCATGGTTGTTTTATAATGTTAGGAGACGAGCAGGTTCATGATATTTTGTCACTAAGATACATTTGAAACATATCTATTTCAGAAAAACATCTCGTTATCCATAAAAATCCGATCTGACCATGACTCCAACTTCACCATATACCGTCATAAATTTTCCTTCATGCTCTTAGTGTTGGGAAATATTAGAAGTCCGACTTCGTTTTCTAGTCGTGATGCATCAACAAACTCAAGGTTCGTGTAAAGATTAAACTTCTCATTCTCACTAAACAATGATCGTTTAACACTGTACGTAATCATATAAGCATACATACGAATTCTTTCCGACAGTCATGTGCGATAatatatcttatacatgtaagaaTTATCTTTCTTCAGTTTGAACTTTAGCGTTGATTTTGTGAACTGCAAGGGAAATAAGTCGCTTCATCTATTCTGCAATGACAAGGGGGAGCGCGTGTGCGAGAAAAACTACTACGGTGAACATTGTAGGGAACACTGCATCGTCACCACTATCACAAGAGGCCACTGCAACCAACTGGGAAAACTTGTGTGTGAAAATGGtaaatgctctctctctctctctctctctctctctctctctctctctctctctctctctctgatttcTCGTATCTGTCTGTAGGTTGGACTGGTTCTGACTGTTCCATTTCTCCTTCAACAAAAGAAAATCCACCACCAAGAAATTCACAAACCATACCATCCAGGAAAGCAACGATTTCAACTGATATATCAACGACAACATCAAATATCATTTATTCGTTATCCCCATCGTTATCCGTATCGTCATCCACAAGGACCCCTGCATCAATTACAGAAGAGAAAGCCGACTCCTCCACATTTGGAATCAGAACAGATGTATTTTCAGGCTTCACTCAAACGAAAAATTATATCAGTAAATTCGTTACCAGCGCAACAAAAATTGTACAACGAGAACTTACATCCAACTCCATTGACACAACGAGAACATCTACCTCGTCGAGACCTCCATCGTCCACTAGCAGTTCAGGGGACATCAGTCCAGAAATGCTGCATTCAAGAGCAACTGGTAATAATTCGCTGATTACATTATCTTCCCTCCCTCGGACGATTTTTTTTCCGACTGAATCCATTACCAGTGCAACAAAGATAGCCAAAGAACTAACAACAAACCGGGTATCAAGCCCCATCAGACAAATGAGAACGTTCACAAGTAATCTTAAATCAAGCCCCAGCAGACCAATGAGAAAGTCCACAAGTAATCTTAAATCAAGCCCCAGCAGACCAATGAGAAAGTCCACAAGTAATCTTAAATCAAGCCCCAGCAGACCAATGAGAAAGTCCACAAGTAATCTTAAATCTGCTACTGGCAATACTCAAGATGTCAGTGCAGAACAAATGTTTTCAACGACAGCTGGCAGTCGTTTGATATTAAGTACAGTAAACAATGAAGCCACTGAACATGTCAAGATCACCCCAACACTTCACTCCACAACACGCGAGTCAACGCAACAAAGCAGCATGTTGACCCAGACTTCCACTGAAATTGATAAAACCACACCTATTTTGGGATGCAGCTGTAagttttataaaacaaaatgtgatgTGTTAGACGATTACCTTTTCTCAGACCTAATTATAATTCTCAATGTTTAATTAATTGCAGGTTCAAAGATTAGAATAGAATTAACATACAGAAATTTGACACACACACCATTTCCCGTTCTGCATCTCCTATTGAACATACAAAATTTCTTGAGAGACACTATTTGTTCGGAAACAAATGTAATTGACGTCGACGAATGTTTGGATAAAAGGTAAATATTCATGTAGACATTTTGCATGTACAGGGTGCTTTAGAAAATAGCTAACTATATCATTCTTATGTatgtttgaaatacatttcaagCCTAGAATGGACatgaaaaggcgaagataacgaacagtgatcaatctgataactcctataaggaatacaaaattaagagttgagtaaacacggacccttggatgtATACTAGAAGTGTGAGCAGGTGActaggagtaagtatcccctgtcgaccggtcacacccgctgcaAGCCCtttatctcgatcaggtaaaaggagtaatccgcagtcaaaatcagagtgtaaAGAACAACCTAACAATTGACATATGTCGTACCaatgaaaatgtaaagataacaaacagtgacagATTTCATAGatgctataaagaatacaaaattaagagtagggcaaatacTGACCCCTGTACACAACAGAGATGGGATCAgctgccttggaggagtaagcatcccttgttgaccaatcacacccgccatgagccctttaTTTTTATCAGGCAAACAAAgtaatctgtagttaaaatcaTTATGCAAAGAATGAATAGAATATCATTACAAGCTTCTTTTTATAATAACATTTGGTGATATCAAAAGAATACAATTGATAAATCATGACGTCATAcatgaaatcaatgaaaaattgcaatttttgaaattatctaCAGCACGATTTTGGAAGTTGTTCATCGCTAAATATAAATCTCATCTATATCAGTGCATTTACTAATATCAACGTAATTAATCGGGATGATTATGATAAAAACAAGTTCATTGCTATCTGTGTTTTataaaaatctttcaaaagCAGTGTGTATCTTGTATGATAAAATGGCTGTATCTCAtcccatcgtcatcgaaaggaAGTCTTTTTAACTTGCTTAGATGATCGAGCGGTTTAACGCACAGGTCACACGCTGTTAGGAGACTTGGTTccacaggtcgtgagttcaaacCCTGGTAGGGGTGGAAGTGGTTATCCAGTATAATgttcccgtgaggatccgggtaagataaggtcctcagtacccttgcttgtcgtaagacgctactaaatggggcggtccttcggatgagaccgcaaaaccgaggccccgtgtcacagcagttgtggtACGATatatatccctccctgctcaaagttCGCAAGCGCCGAGTGTAGGTctaaagtttgcagcccttcatcagcaatggtgacgtctcgatatgagtgaaagattctcgaacAAACAATATATTAGacatatacaaacaaacaaccatATATAATGGATTTTCcattacttaaaaaaaaagattggaaTCTATTATATAAATCTTTTTATATGTCTTTTCTTGTGGATGTAGTGCAGACAACCGAACATTGTACATACAAGCGAAATGTGGAGACAGATGTGTGACGGATCACGAAATCTACTCACAACTCAACTCTCTCACGgatgaaaatttcaaacacagattTCCCATTCTTCAGAGGACCACTCCCAGGTCACCGTCCGCTAAGGATGAAGACTCTGTAAGTGCGTTAGACACCGTTTTCTGGGAGGTCCCGGATTGTTCGATTCCAGCTGCATATCAGACCTAAAATggcatcatacatgtacatgtatttaggtaGTGAATGTTTCTTTCGCCACGTACCTAGCATTAAAAAGTGAAAGTCACGAATCTCGCTGTAACGTGTCAAGGGGGTTCGTACCCGGTTGATTCCAGGATCTGGGGTTTTGAATTAATTCAACAAGTAAATAATTTTCCTCTATAAAAATGATTGAACAAAATGATACAGTTTTCCTCTCtaaagtgatttaaatatataactactggtctgcaaatatatacaaataagaccCTTCCCTTACTTAGGAGAAAATCACACTTGGTCGGCCTATATTACTACTTTATGAGTTTATACACCTCTAGATAGAGATATGCCTTATTCAGGCAGTAACAACTATCTAAGAGGTAAGCCCTAGCCGAATAAAGGTGGTCCAACTCCAGAAGCAGCAGTTACTGTGTtaatgccttattcaggacggacagtgaACTGCTAACCTCTGAAGCCTTACACCTTCCCTAACCGAGGAAGAATGACAAATAAATAGGCGAACCTCCAGGAGGTCAACCTCTAAAATGCTAGCCACTACTGTGGTCAGACTCCAAACAAATGGTCCTACATAACAAAGAAGTGTGGCAAGCCTCCAATATTAGGCAATCCACCTGACCAAACTAACCGTTATAATGCTTCTTCTTCCTCCGCTTGGCTTAAAAAAACCTTACTGACTGGCTGCAGCTGTATATATACCCTCTGTGGGTCACATGATCAGCAACAGTTTCTAGATCACCCGCTGCTAGCTAATTGTGTATCAGCCATAGTTAAGTTTCTAGATCACCGTTTCTGTAGGCCTCTTGCAACATtgaaaaacatgaaatcatTACACTCGCTTTGATCTTTAAAAAACggaaggtcccgtgtcacaatagACGTTCGCACGATAAAAAACTGTCACTGCTACAGCCTTGAGCGTCttgcatttatatatatgtcAAAATTTGTCTCTATCAGTGACGTcactatatgagtgaaaaagttTCCAATGTGACGTACATACTGTAAAGCAACAAACAAAAACCGATCCTTATAATTTTCAGATTACGGTTTTTTTCTACAATTTTCAGAATACGATTTTCTTTAGATCTGACGGGGTGCCAATGAAAAAATCTTAATCACGAAAACTCCTCACCTACAAACTCATGGTTACGTCACAAGACTTTGTATGGAATGGTCTTCGGATCATTTtccaaaatgcaaaaaataattaaatgtcCAGGTTGTTTGTGTTATGAGGACATTACGTAATTCATATATAATCAGGCTCCCCGTTAAACAAATTAcctgctatatatatatatatatatatatatatatatatatatctatatatatatatatatatatatatatacatgtatatatataacgtTTGTTTTCGTTCATTCTGTATATCATGTTTTATTGTAACGCAAatttcagtggcgtagctacatgtacactgtagcactgtatgcacgtgcttacaaatattttcgttaaatttttattacatattacgaaaAAATTCCTCAgcttctggggggggggggtcgcccccccccccctcccccagacCCCCTtcctacaaatatttcaaacctagctacgccactgaatttgatttaaatatttcacttaAATTTGTGTATTGGAATTTCTTATGGCTGAGCTCACCATTTCATCAATTTATCTATAAGAAATGGATGTAAAAGTCAAACCTTTTTATCTTTCAGAACTGGTTCTCTGTACACTGGCAGTGGATGCTCGGAGCGTCTTTGTGTCTCTTCGTAATTATACTAGGATGCATCATCATAATGCATCACCGTCAAAGAAAGTAAGACATTTTATCTCTGATCATTTGAATCCAAGAAAATATGTAGAATTAATGATTGACATAGTAAAATCTTAAGcattgctgtgacgtcacataCCTTTATTCTCGCAGTCCAAAAGTTTACCTCTAGTAGTTTGATGATAATAAGTACCTGTCCTATAATATATTATCGGACTGCAGCGATAGCAAAATCGGACAGcaattaatttaaaaacaaattttagagTGAAACATGGGTTTACAATTTCCAAAAATTACACAATATAGTGTTGAGGCGTGGAAAACTCTAATAGCAATGTGAGTGTTGAGGCGGGGAAAACTCTAATAGCAGTGTGAGTGTTAAGGCGGGGAAAACTCTATTGGCGGTGTTAGTGTTGAGGCGGAGAAAACTCTAATGGCAATGTTAGTGTTGAGGCGGGGAAAACTGTAATGGCAGTGTTTGGTGTTGGGGCGGGGAAAACTGTAATGGCAGTGTTAGTGTTGAGGCGGGGAAAACTGTAATGACAGTGTTAGTGTTGAGGCGGGGAAAACTCTATTGGCAGTGTTAATGTAGGCGGGGAAAACTCTATTGACAGTGTTGGTGTTGAGGCGGGGAAAACTCTATTGGCAGTGTTAGTGTTGAGGCGGGGAAAACTCTATTGGCAGTGTTAATGTAGGCGGGGAAAACTCTATTGGCAGTGTTAATGTAGGCGGGGAAAACTCTATTGACAGTGTTGGTGTTGAGGCGGGGAAAACTCTATTGGCAGTGTTAGTGTTGAGGCGGGGAAAACTCTATTGGCAGTGTTAATGTAGGCGGGGAAAACTCTATTGGCAGTGTTAATGTAGGCGGGGAAAACTCTATTGGCAGTGTTAATGTAGGCGGGGAAAACTCTATTGGCAGTGTTAATGTAGGCGGGGAAAACTCTATTGGCAGTGTTAGTGTTGAGGCGGGGAAAACTCTATTGACAGTGTTATAGTGTTGAGGCGGGGAAAACTCTATTGACAGTGTTAGTGTTGAGGCGGGGAAAACTCTATTGGCAGTGTTAGTGTTGAGGCGGGGAAAACTCTATTGACAGTGTTAGTGTTGAGGCGGGGAAAACTCTATTGACAGTGTTAGTGTTGAGGCGGGGAAAACTCTATTGGCAGTGTTAGTGTTGAGGCGGGGAAAACTCTATTGGCAGTGTTAGTGTTGAGGCGGGGAAAACTCTATTGACAGTGTTAGTGTTGAGGCGGGGAAAACTCTATTGACAGTGTTAGTGTTGAGGCGGGGAAAACTCTATTGGCAGTGTTAGTGTTGAGGCGGGGAAAACTCTATTGACAGTGTTAGTGTTGAGGCGGGGAAAACTCTATTGACAGTGTTAGTGTTGAGGCGGGGAAAACTCTATTGACAGTGTTAGTGTTGAGGCGGGGAAAACTCTATTGGCGGTGTTAGTATTGAGGCGGGGAAAACTCTATTGACAGTGTTGGTGTTGAGGCGGGGAAAACTCTATTGGCAGTGTTAATGTAGGCGGGGAAAACTCTATTGACAGTGTTGGTGTTGAGGCGGGGAAAACTCTATTGGCAGTGTTAGTGTTGAGGCGGGGAAAACTCTATTGACAGTGTTAATGTAGGCGGGGAAAACTCTATTGACAGTGTTGGTGTTGAGGCGGGGAAAACTCTATTGGCAGTGTTAGTGTTGAGGCGGGGAAAACTCTATTGGCAGTGTTAATGTAGGCGGGGAAAACTCTATTGGCAGTGTTAATGTAGGCGGGGAAAACTCTATTGACAGTGTTGGTGTTGAGGCGG belongs to Ostrea edulis chromosome 7, xbOstEdul1.1, whole genome shotgun sequence and includes:
- the LOC130048337 gene encoding uncharacterized protein LOC130048337 isoform X2 yields the protein MMFNTAAVTIEKTVWRIIILFICARTTFGDSYFRIHFQSFGNTRNLMRTPSDNITCCRTQCLLPCSGYLTVSLSGAFGEITRDCFRIGTSSTISFGDRVGNANNPVVFRFQAPDLSKNISLSIKIRSDHDSNFTIYRHKFSFMLLVLGNIRSPTSFSSRDASTNSSLNFSVDFVNCKGNKSLHLFCNDKGERVCEKNYYGEHCREHCIVTTITRGHCNQLGKLVCENGSKIRIELTYRNLTHTPFPVLHLLLNIQNFLRDTICSETNVIDVDECLDKSADNRTLYIQAKCGDRCVTDHEIYSQLNSLTDENFKHRFPILQRTTPRSPSAKDEDSNWFSVHWQWMLGASLCLFVIILGCIIIMHHRQRKSEIQGRDSSEEDIREMSTFDPYLNPIYSLND
- the LOC130048337 gene encoding serine-rich adhesin for platelets-like isoform X1, producing MMFNTAAVTIEKTVWRIIILFICARTTFGDSYFRIHFQSFGNTRNLMRTPSDNITCCRTQCLLPCSGYLTVSLSGAFGEITRDCFRIGTSSTISFGDRVGNANNPVVFRFQAPDLSKNISLSIKIRSDHDSNFTIYRHKFSFMLLVLGNIRSPTSFSSRDASTNSSLNFSVDFVNCKGNKSLHLFCNDKGERVCEKNYYGEHCREHCIVTTITRGHCNQLGKLVCENGWTGSDCSISPSTKENPPPRNSQTIPSRKATISTDISTTTSNIIYSLSPSLSVSSSTRTPASITEEKADSSTFGIRTDVFSGFTQTKNYISKFVTSATKIVQRELTSNSIDTTRTSTSSRPPSSTSSSGDISPEMLHSRATGNNSLITLSSLPRTIFFPTESITSATKIAKELTTNRVSSPIRQMRTFTSNLKSSPSRPMRKSTSNLKSSPSRPMRKSTSNLKSSPSRPMRKSTSNLKSATGNTQDVSAEQMFSTTAGSRLILSTVNNEATEHVKITPTLHSTTRESTQQSSMLTQTSTEIDKTTPILGCSCSKIRIELTYRNLTHTPFPVLHLLLNIQNFLRDTICSETNVIDVDECLDKSADNRTLYIQAKCGDRCVTDHEIYSQLNSLTDENFKHRFPILQRTTPRSPSAKDEDSNWFSVHWQWMLGASLCLFVIILGCIIIMHHRQRKSEIQGRDSSEEDIREMSTFDPYLNPIYSLND